In the Luteitalea sp. genome, one interval contains:
- the pstS gene encoding phosphate ABC transporter substrate-binding protein PstS family protein, protein MRSALRPADAAAALALATMSTVGCGSYQAVQIDGSSTVYPITEAVAEEFQREQSGTRVTVGISGSGGGFQRFCRGELDISNASRSIRQTEIDACRSQQIEFIELPVAYDGITVVVNPKNTWASSMTVAELKKLWEPEAEGKVTRWSQIREGWPDQEVHLFGPGVDSGTFDYFTEAVVGTEDASRGDFTSSEDDNVLVQGVAGDQLALGFFGYAYYEENRERLKAVPIANGDDTSAAVLPSQESVRNGTYTPLSRPVFIYVNVASLDRPEVDQFIDFYLRQGPTLVSEVGYVRLNDELQALVNQRFKTRKTGTVFTAEGGDAKKPLEELYADQ, encoded by the coding sequence ATGCGAAGTGCGCTTCGTCCTGCCGACGCTGCGGCGGCTCTGGCGTTGGCCACCATGAGCACGGTCGGGTGCGGCTCGTACCAGGCCGTCCAGATCGATGGCTCGAGCACCGTCTACCCCATCACCGAGGCGGTCGCCGAAGAGTTCCAGCGTGAGCAGTCTGGCACACGCGTGACCGTTGGAATTTCAGGGAGCGGCGGTGGGTTTCAGCGGTTCTGTCGCGGCGAACTGGACATCTCCAACGCCTCCCGCTCTATTCGCCAGACCGAGATCGACGCGTGCCGCTCCCAGCAGATCGAGTTCATCGAGCTCCCCGTTGCCTACGACGGCATCACCGTCGTGGTGAATCCCAAGAACACGTGGGCCTCGTCGATGACAGTCGCGGAGCTCAAGAAGCTGTGGGAGCCGGAGGCCGAGGGCAAGGTGACGCGGTGGAGTCAGATCCGCGAGGGGTGGCCGGATCAGGAAGTGCACCTGTTCGGCCCCGGCGTCGACTCGGGAACATTCGACTACTTCACCGAAGCCGTCGTCGGCACGGAGGATGCCAGCCGAGGCGACTTCACGTCCAGCGAGGACGACAACGTGCTCGTGCAAGGCGTGGCCGGCGATCAACTGGCCCTCGGCTTCTTTGGGTACGCGTACTACGAAGAGAACAGGGAGCGGCTCAAGGCGGTTCCGATTGCCAATGGGGACGATACCAGCGCTGCGGTTCTACCGTCACAGGAGAGCGTCCGCAACGGCACTTATACTCCGCTCTCTCGACCAGTGTTCATCTACGTGAATGTGGCAAGCCTCGACCGGCCGGAAGTCGATCAATTCATCGACTTCTATTTGCGGCAGGGCCCCACCCTGGTCTCGGAGGTCGGCTATGTGCGGCTGAACGACGAGTTACAGGCTCTTGTCAATCAGCGCTTCAAGACGCGCAAGACCGGCACCGTCTTCACCGCAGAGGGAGGCGACGCCAAGAAGCCATTAGAGGAGCTATACGCTGACCAGTAG